In Lautropia mirabilis, one DNA window encodes the following:
- a CDS encoding DUF3025 domain-containing protein, translating into MKSSRVSVPLLRRLASSGWRHPGFAPYWPLLRRLRDMALEAAGERAAALLLVHEEAGLDAAPEEDDPSTWDAEHWLPFMNRLAVWRGLRSVRGMSLRFVSGSDVGAVDYERSILETGRVPCKPLGLGARHDFHNALVWLRFPRLKAAINWLHCQQAESEALQTGNEPERETVSSAHVASGASTGQKGRRGRGPLRDALTLLDENGALWPAPAPEWVRMLEAREWCSLFVERRQALMGGTSELPTMRDDAHAGEVLSLVSGPARNAPVIVGHGLLEKLHRPYKSMTAKLLPCPDPRYGLDRGTAARLCELAGQQALRPALLLPLPLQGWPGWDPANADPAFYADERIFRPLRPAALDG; encoded by the coding sequence ATGAAGAGTTCACGAGTGTCGGTGCCCCTGCTTCGACGGCTGGCCAGTTCCGGCTGGCGTCACCCGGGCTTTGCGCCTTACTGGCCGCTGTTGCGTCGCCTGCGTGACATGGCGCTTGAGGCGGCGGGAGAACGCGCCGCAGCCTTGTTGCTGGTGCATGAGGAAGCAGGGCTGGATGCCGCTCCTGAAGAAGACGATCCCTCAACCTGGGACGCCGAGCACTGGTTGCCGTTCATGAACCGGTTGGCGGTCTGGCGCGGCCTGCGTTCGGTCCGGGGCATGTCCCTGCGGTTCGTCTCGGGCAGCGACGTGGGCGCCGTGGATTATGAACGCAGCATTCTGGAAACCGGCCGGGTTCCGTGCAAGCCTCTGGGGCTGGGTGCGCGGCACGACTTCCATAATGCCCTGGTCTGGCTGCGCTTTCCGCGTCTGAAGGCTGCCATCAACTGGCTGCATTGTCAGCAGGCGGAAAGTGAGGCGCTGCAAACCGGTAATGAACCTGAGCGGGAGACCGTGTCTTCTGCTCATGTGGCGTCAGGTGCGTCCACCGGCCAGAAGGGGCGCCGAGGCCGGGGGCCTTTGCGCGATGCCCTGACCTTGCTGGATGAGAATGGTGCATTATGGCCAGCGCCCGCGCCAGAATGGGTGCGGATGCTGGAGGCGCGGGAATGGTGCAGCCTCTTCGTCGAGCGTCGGCAGGCGTTGATGGGCGGCACGTCTGAATTACCGACAATGCGCGACGATGCTCATGCCGGTGAGGTGCTGAGCCTGGTCTCAGGGCCAGCGCGGAATGCGCCCGTCATCGTCGGGCATGGCTTGCTGGAGAAGCTTCACCGTCCCTACAAGTCCATGACGGCCAAGCTGCTGCCGTGTCCGGACCCCCGGTACGGCCTGGACCGGGGCACGGCTGCCCGGCTGTGCGAACTGGCCGGGCAGCAGGCGCTGCGCCCGGCCTTGTTGCTGCCATTGCCACTCCAGGGTTGGCCAGGCTGGGATCCGGCCAATGCGGATCCTGCCTTCTATGCGGACGAGAGGATCTTCAGGCCACTGCGCCCGGCTGCCCTGGATGGTTGA
- the mraZ gene encoding division/cell wall cluster transcriptional repressor MraZ, with protein MFEGSFPLSLDAKGRLTIPSQWRGVLEEQGVRKLVLTRHFGDLLRIYPLPEWEKVREHIASVLTSKDDRIRRLLIGSAETVEMDGAGRILVSPILRRAGKLDRKVVMVGDLTRFELWDEQIWEAYLDKQAAAGLPEDLGDIPGL; from the coding sequence ATGTTCGAAGGGAGCTTCCCGCTGTCGCTGGATGCGAAGGGTCGTCTGACGATCCCGTCGCAGTGGCGCGGTGTGCTCGAAGAACAGGGCGTGCGCAAGCTCGTGCTGACCCGGCACTTTGGTGATCTTCTGCGGATCTACCCGCTGCCGGAATGGGAGAAGGTACGTGAGCACATCGCCTCCGTGCTGACCTCCAAGGACGACCGTATCCGTCGTCTGCTGATCGGCTCGGCAGAAACCGTGGAGATGGATGGTGCAGGACGCATCCTGGTCAGCCCGATCCTGCGTCGGGCCGGCAAGCTCGATCGCAAGGTGGTCATGGTCGGAGACCTGACCCGCTTCGAGCTGTGGGATGAGCAGATTTGGGAAGCCTATCTGGACAAGCAGGCTGCGGCCGGCTTGCCGGAAGACTTGGGCGACATTCCGGGCCTCTGA
- the rsmH gene encoding 16S rRNA (cytosine(1402)-N(4))-methyltransferase RsmH gives MDREGLSSGAHLPVLLHEAVAALAIRPDGVYVDGTFGRGGHSRHILQALGPKGRLLALDRDPEAVAAARAWKQESGDARFEIVHARFSSLDEVLDAHGLTHIDGLLLDLGISSPQVDDPRRGFSFTGDGPLDMRMDPTVGLSAHEWLMQATVEQITEVLKRDGDERFAFPIAKEIAARRDQTDGQGIQTTRQLADLVAGVIRRRQKNSAKNPATRTFQALRIHTNDEGGELARVLNVALRRLATGGRLSVISFHSNEDRVVKQFIARHAGRDAERHPVTGAWLAEPLLKSLGRVLPGEAEVATNPRARSAILRVAERLPSVLH, from the coding sequence ATGGACCGGGAGGGTTTGTCGTCGGGGGCGCATCTGCCCGTGCTGCTGCACGAGGCGGTCGCGGCCCTGGCCATCCGCCCGGATGGGGTGTACGTGGACGGCACGTTCGGACGCGGGGGGCACAGCCGGCACATTCTGCAGGCCCTCGGACCGAAAGGCCGTCTGTTGGCGTTGGACAGGGATCCGGAAGCAGTGGCAGCAGCTCGGGCATGGAAACAGGAAAGCGGTGACGCACGGTTCGAGATCGTGCACGCCCGCTTCTCGTCGCTGGACGAGGTGCTCGATGCGCACGGACTGACGCACATCGACGGGCTGCTGCTGGACCTGGGCATCTCGTCGCCGCAGGTCGACGATCCCCGCCGGGGCTTCAGTTTCACCGGCGATGGTCCGCTGGACATGCGCATGGATCCGACCGTGGGCCTGTCGGCGCATGAATGGCTGATGCAGGCCACGGTCGAACAGATTACCGAGGTATTGAAAAGAGATGGTGACGAACGGTTTGCTTTTCCGATTGCAAAGGAGATTGCTGCTCGCCGCGACCAGACCGACGGCCAGGGCATTCAGACAACACGACAGCTTGCCGATCTCGTGGCGGGGGTCATCCGTCGGCGGCAAAAGAATTCGGCGAAAAATCCGGCCACACGCACCTTTCAGGCTCTACGGATTCACACCAATGACGAAGGCGGCGAGCTCGCGCGGGTCCTGAATGTCGCCCTGCGGCGCCTGGCCACTGGCGGGCGCCTGTCCGTGATCAGCTTCCATTCCAACGAGGACCGCGTGGTCAAGCAGTTCATCGCACGTCACGCTGGCCGTGATGCCGAGCGTCACCCCGTGACCGGCGCATGGCTGGCCGAGCCGCTGCTCAAGTCCCTGGGACGCGTCCTGCCCGGCGAAGCCGAGGTGGCGACCAACCCGCGGGCGCGCTCGGCCATCCTGCGTGTGGCCGAACGGCTGCCGTCGGTGCTGCATTGA
- the ftsL gene encoding cell division protein FtsL yields MMLNRINIVLAVLLMIAALLLVTAQNRARRLNTEMEQAQGQTRELEVRFSQLQIEITRLAKPSLLDARARQDLGMIALTPERTIYLRGSR; encoded by the coding sequence ATGATGCTCAACCGGATCAATATCGTGCTGGCCGTCCTGCTGATGATTGCAGCCCTGCTGCTGGTCACGGCCCAGAACCGTGCACGGCGCCTGAACACGGAGATGGAGCAGGCCCAGGGTCAGACCCGCGAGCTGGAAGTTCGCTTCTCCCAGCTGCAGATCGAGATCACCCGACTGGCCAAGCCCTCGCTGCTGGACGCCCGTGCCCGACAGGACCTGGGGATGATTGCGCTGACCCCCGAGCGCACGATTTACCTGAGAGGAAGTCGCTGA
- a CDS encoding peptidoglycan D,D-transpeptidase FtsI family protein — translation MPKSVKFAAPHLLQARLQLWRSRFMFALLFVAFSALCIKAFYLQTASKPFLQAQGAQRYEKTIELQANRGRILDRHGVVLASSLPARSIWAYADRVDLSDPRLMDLARLLGMKPQDLQAKLTHGDRSFVFLKRQVDLDTAERIAALRIHGIGQDSEYKRNYPEGEIAAHLVGFTDLAHVGQEGLELAFQSTLAGKPGSRRVVRDGSGRIISDIDQIKEPQDGRDLKLTIDSRIQYQAFQAVKEAVAAQQAKAGAAVVLDARNGQILALANWPSYNPADRRTLNGNGLRNRAITDLYEPGSTLKVFTAALALDSGRYSPSSLFDAREGFMKIGPDIIRDAHRNKELLTLQQVIQKSSNIGTAKMALSMPPEDHWKMLDAVGIGQAPRIGFPGAAAGRLRPYTKWKPIEHATISYGHGLSVSLLQMARAYTIFAGGGEVLPAQLIIPEEERRVRAIQVSARGGAALGAGFNAPVRGTPVIRPQTAATMRHILEMSAGNKDAVSRAAVPGYRIGGKTGTTKKLEGGRYVKKYVSSFIGMAPMSNPRVIVAVMIDEPGAGKYYGSDIAAPVFARITGEALHTLAVEPDAPFETMISPISPELVVGPGSVPRAPGDVGRVQNVSVPRHTLIPPAKGRPKTSSADEGKPRLAVRQENERPGSGRGGA, via the coding sequence ATGCCCAAATCAGTCAAATTCGCCGCCCCGCACCTGCTGCAGGCGCGTTTGCAGCTGTGGCGCTCGCGTTTCATGTTCGCCCTGCTGTTCGTGGCGTTCTCGGCGCTCTGCATCAAGGCGTTCTACCTGCAGACGGCTTCCAAACCCTTCCTGCAGGCACAGGGTGCCCAGCGCTACGAGAAGACCATCGAACTGCAGGCCAACCGCGGCCGCATTCTCGACCGTCACGGCGTCGTGCTGGCCTCCAGCCTGCCGGCACGTTCCATCTGGGCCTACGCCGACCGCGTGGACCTGTCTGACCCGCGCCTGATGGACCTCGCGCGCCTGCTGGGCATGAAGCCGCAGGATCTGCAGGCCAAGCTTACCCATGGTGACCGCAGCTTCGTCTTCCTCAAGCGCCAGGTCGATCTGGACACCGCCGAGCGGATCGCCGCGCTGCGCATCCACGGCATCGGTCAGGACAGCGAATACAAGCGCAACTACCCCGAGGGCGAAATCGCCGCACACCTGGTGGGCTTCACCGACCTGGCTCATGTGGGTCAGGAGGGTCTGGAGCTTGCCTTCCAGTCCACGCTGGCCGGCAAGCCGGGCAGCCGTCGTGTCGTGCGTGACGGCAGCGGCCGCATCATCAGCGACATCGACCAGATCAAGGAGCCGCAGGACGGCCGCGACCTGAAGCTGACCATCGACTCGCGCATCCAGTACCAGGCCTTCCAGGCCGTCAAGGAAGCCGTCGCTGCCCAGCAGGCCAAGGCCGGTGCTGCCGTGGTGCTGGACGCCCGCAACGGCCAGATCCTGGCGCTGGCCAACTGGCCGTCGTACAACCCGGCCGACCGCCGCACCCTCAACGGCAACGGGCTGCGCAACCGCGCCATCACCGACCTGTACGAGCCGGGTTCCACCCTGAAGGTGTTCACCGCCGCGCTGGCGCTGGACAGCGGTCGCTATTCGCCGTCGTCGCTCTTCGACGCCCGCGAAGGCTTCATGAAGATCGGTCCGGACATCATTCGTGACGCACACCGCAACAAGGAACTGCTGACGCTGCAGCAGGTCATCCAGAAGAGCTCCAACATCGGCACCGCCAAGATGGCGCTCAGCATGCCGCCCGAGGACCACTGGAAGATGCTGGATGCCGTCGGCATCGGTCAGGCGCCCCGCATCGGTTTCCCCGGTGCTGCCGCAGGTCGTCTGCGTCCCTATACCAAGTGGAAGCCCATCGAGCACGCCACCATTTCCTACGGGCATGGCCTGTCGGTGTCGCTCCTGCAGATGGCACGCGCCTACACCATCTTCGCGGGTGGTGGTGAGGTGTTGCCTGCCCAGCTGATCATTCCCGAAGAAGAGCGTCGCGTTCGTGCCATCCAGGTGTCCGCACGTGGCGGTGCCGCCCTGGGCGCCGGCTTCAACGCTCCCGTGCGTGGCACGCCGGTCATCCGTCCGCAGACGGCCGCCACCATGCGCCACATCCTGGAGATGTCAGCGGGCAACAAGGATGCCGTCAGCCGGGCAGCCGTGCCGGGCTATCGCATCGGCGGCAAGACCGGCACCACCAAGAAGCTGGAAGGTGGCCGCTACGTCAAGAAATACGTCAGCTCCTTCATCGGCATGGCGCCCATGTCCAACCCGCGTGTCATCGTCGCCGTCATGATCGATGAGCCGGGTGCCGGCAAGTACTACGGTTCGGACATCGCTGCGCCGGTGTTCGCACGTATCACGGGCGAGGCGCTGCACACGCTGGCCGTCGAGCCCGATGCCCCGTTCGAGACAATGATCTCCCCGATCAGCCCCGAGCTGGTGGTGGGGCCTGGCAGCGTGCCGCGCGCGCCGGGTGATGTCGGCCGCGTCCAGAATGTCAGCGTGCCGCGTCATACGCTCATCCCGCCGGCCAAGGGCAGACCCAAGACCTCATCGGCCGATGAGGGCAAGCCTCGCCTGGCCGTCCGGCAGGAGAACGAACGCCCGGGCAGTGGAAGGGGAGGGGCCTGA
- a CDS encoding Mur ligase family protein → MAESPNGLKGLVEPTELVAWLREHLPATGRLVSDSRRVGKGDAFFALHGRRQDGSTFIAQAVQQGAAAVVVAIPAQACQAEDAAEGDVVQAEHAACGNFDYFKNLPTLPAGIQVPVCYVPCLGSQLGALADEYYDHPSQVLDVVAVTGTNGKTSTTHWIAQGVNDRLARTGDAQAVDANTPSRPAASASTQRPAEFAGLVIALDGDADAAMQPGRGRGVVIGTNGVGTPGALEYIGLTTPDPLTLQTLFQRFRADTEAPVGVVAMEASSIGLVQGRMQGTCIHTAVFTNLTRDHLDYHGSMQAYGAAKVGLFSWPTLQAAVVNLGDPLATEIIEVLHRHTAAPRIIGYWVNNAHGAPQAGQADAAFQAMDDDARARLRRFYELAMRCDEVLELALDRDSSQHVLMMFPGSVVKTLLQLPEVGADPVASSGGAGSVHGRQQRLQAMFRNVATLRLNVLGRFNMENALAAAGAWRSLGWNFPAIVEGLHQLHPVPGRMEIVGLPAAQVSDAGEAAPAAAISSTACPLVVVDYAHTPDALTNVLAALRDIAGQRGGQLCCVFGAGGNRDRGKRPEMARAVEAVADRVVVTSDNPRDEDPAQIIADVCQGLSKPAWRTEADRRVAIDAAIAQAAPADVVLIAGKGRETTQEIAGVFHPFSDPEFAAQALASHWALKTREVPHA, encoded by the coding sequence ATGGCGGAGTCCCCGAACGGCCTCAAGGGCCTGGTCGAGCCGACGGAACTGGTCGCCTGGTTGCGGGAGCATCTTCCTGCCACCGGGCGTCTCGTTTCCGACAGCCGCCGCGTTGGCAAGGGTGATGCCTTCTTTGCGCTGCATGGTCGGCGCCAGGATGGCAGCACCTTCATCGCGCAGGCGGTGCAGCAGGGTGCGGCCGCCGTCGTCGTGGCCATCCCGGCGCAGGCCTGCCAGGCAGAAGACGCTGCCGAAGGGGACGTGGTGCAGGCCGAGCACGCCGCTTGCGGGAATTTCGATTACTTCAAGAATCTGCCGACGCTGCCGGCCGGCATCCAGGTGCCCGTCTGCTACGTGCCGTGCCTGGGTAGCCAGCTGGGTGCACTGGCCGACGAGTATTACGACCACCCCAGCCAGGTGCTGGATGTGGTGGCTGTCACCGGCACCAACGGCAAGACCAGTACTACCCACTGGATCGCCCAGGGGGTGAACGATCGTCTGGCACGTACCGGCGACGCCCAGGCTGTTGATGCGAATACGCCGAGCCGTCCTGCCGCCAGTGCCTCAACGCAGCGTCCTGCCGAATTTGCCGGTCTGGTCATCGCCCTGGATGGTGATGCCGATGCCGCCATGCAACCCGGCCGAGGCCGGGGTGTCGTCATCGGTACCAACGGAGTCGGCACACCCGGGGCATTGGAATACATCGGCCTCACCACACCTGATCCGCTCACGCTGCAGACGCTGTTCCAGCGCTTCCGCGCAGACACCGAAGCGCCAGTCGGTGTGGTGGCCATGGAAGCCTCGTCGATCGGGCTGGTGCAGGGGCGCATGCAGGGTACCTGCATCCATACGGCCGTCTTCACCAATCTCACCCGCGACCATCTCGACTACCACGGTTCGATGCAGGCCTACGGCGCCGCCAAGGTCGGGCTGTTCTCGTGGCCCACGCTGCAGGCAGCCGTCGTCAACCTGGGTGATCCGCTGGCAACCGAGATCATCGAGGTGCTGCATCGCCATACGGCGGCACCGCGCATCATCGGCTACTGGGTGAACAATGCCCATGGCGCACCGCAGGCCGGCCAGGCTGACGCAGCCTTCCAGGCCATGGACGATGACGCCCGTGCACGCCTGCGTCGCTTCTACGAACTGGCCATGCGCTGCGACGAAGTGCTGGAACTGGCCCTGGACCGGGACAGCAGCCAGCACGTGCTGATGATGTTCCCCGGCAGCGTGGTGAAGACGCTGCTCCAGCTGCCTGAAGTGGGGGCCGACCCGGTGGCCTCCAGCGGCGGCGCAGGTTCCGTCCATGGACGCCAGCAGCGCCTGCAGGCGATGTTCCGCAACGTCGCCACGCTGCGCTTGAATGTGCTGGGCCGCTTCAACATGGAAAACGCGCTGGCTGCGGCCGGTGCGTGGCGTTCGCTGGGCTGGAACTTCCCGGCCATCGTCGAGGGTCTGCATCAGCTGCACCCGGTACCCGGCCGGATGGAAATTGTTGGTCTGCCGGCCGCGCAGGTGTCTGATGCAGGCGAGGCCGCTCCCGCCGCAGCCATCTCCTCGACGGCATGTCCGCTGGTGGTGGTGGACTACGCCCATACGCCTGACGCGCTCACCAACGTGCTGGCTGCCCTGCGCGACATCGCCGGGCAGCGCGGTGGGCAGCTCTGCTGTGTCTTCGGTGCCGGCGGTAACCGTGACCGGGGCAAGCGCCCCGAGATGGCGCGTGCCGTCGAAGCGGTGGCCGATCGTGTCGTCGTCACCAGCGACAACCCGCGTGACGAGGATCCTGCACAGATCATCGCTGATGTCTGCCAGGGGCTGTCGAAGCCGGCCTGGCGCACCGAGGCTGATCGGCGCGTTGCCATCGACGCTGCCATTGCGCAGGCTGCACCGGCCGACGTGGTGCTGATCGCCGGCAAGGGCCGCGAGACCACGCAGGAAATTGCTGGCGTCTTCCATCCGTTCTCTGATCCTGAGTTCGCCGCGCAGGCCCTGGCCTCGCACTGGGCGCTCAAGACCCGGGAGGTGCCCCATGCTTGA
- a CDS encoding UDP-N-acetylmuramoyl-tripeptide--D-alanyl-D-alanine ligase: MLDLRTVYQWLPNVTMFGSGAERFTGISTDSRTVRPGDLYIALRGDRFDGHAFIDAAIDAGAAAVLTEVFPERVRVPTLWVPDTRRALGALAGGWRRRFECPLIAVTGSNGKTTAKEMIAAILVAHLGAEAAFATRGNFNNDIGVPLTLLRLSDAHRMGVVEMGMNHPGEIAGLAAMTQPSVALVLNAQREHQEFMDGPEATARENGTVFGALAASGVAVFPGDDPCTPIWQALAQGQRVLNFGLVADEAALEADVQSTPDAGTPYLSVAAARDARPEHFRARLGEALVDIRLNIAGRHNVRNALAAAACTLALGVPVEAIVRGLAAFEPVSGRLRRTHTAQGVPLIDDTYNANPDSMRAAIDVLADQPAPRLMVMGDMGETGAQAEAFHREVGEYAVSRAIEQVWAVGKDMKAAAQAGGVQYWETVEALLAEHPQAPAGIASILVKGSRFMKMERVVRAWAETASPQGEH; the protein is encoded by the coding sequence ATGCTTGATCTGCGCACCGTCTACCAGTGGCTGCCCAACGTCACGATGTTCGGCAGCGGTGCCGAGCGCTTCACCGGCATTTCCACCGATTCGCGCACCGTGCGCCCCGGTGACCTGTACATCGCGCTGCGCGGCGACCGCTTCGATGGCCATGCTTTCATTGACGCCGCCATCGACGCCGGTGCGGCCGCCGTGCTGACCGAAGTGTTCCCCGAGCGCGTTCGCGTGCCCACGCTGTGGGTGCCCGATACCCGCCGTGCGCTGGGTGCGCTGGCGGGCGGCTGGCGTCGTCGTTTCGAGTGCCCGCTGATTGCCGTCACCGGCAGCAACGGCAAGACCACGGCCAAGGAAATGATCGCCGCCATTCTGGTGGCGCACCTGGGCGCAGAGGCGGCCTTTGCCACGCGCGGCAACTTCAACAACGACATCGGTGTTCCGCTCACGCTGCTGCGGCTGAGTGATGCCCACCGCATGGGCGTGGTCGAGATGGGCATGAACCATCCGGGCGAGATCGCCGGCCTCGCCGCCATGACACAGCCATCGGTGGCGCTGGTGCTCAATGCCCAGCGTGAACACCAGGAGTTCATGGATGGCCCCGAGGCCACCGCCCGTGAGAACGGTACCGTGTTCGGTGCACTGGCGGCCAGCGGGGTGGCCGTGTTCCCGGGCGATGACCCCTGCACGCCCATCTGGCAGGCGCTGGCACAAGGGCAGCGTGTGCTGAACTTCGGCCTGGTGGCCGATGAGGCAGCGCTGGAGGCTGATGTGCAATCGACGCCGGATGCCGGAACGCCCTATCTGTCCGTGGCTGCGGCCCGTGATGCGCGTCCCGAGCATTTCCGCGCGCGCCTGGGTGAGGCCCTCGTCGACATCCGGCTCAACATCGCCGGCCGTCACAACGTGCGCAATGCACTGGCTGCCGCAGCCTGCACGTTGGCGCTGGGGGTTCCTGTCGAGGCCATCGTGCGCGGTCTGGCTGCCTTCGAGCCGGTCAGCGGTCGCTTGCGGCGGACGCACACCGCGCAGGGCGTGCCCCTCATTGATGACACCTACAACGCCAACCCCGATTCGATGCGTGCTGCCATCGACGTGCTGGCCGACCAGCCAGCCCCGCGCCTGATGGTGATGGGCGACATGGGCGAGACCGGGGCACAGGCCGAGGCCTTCCACCGCGAAGTGGGTGAATACGCCGTCAGTCGGGCCATCGAGCAGGTCTGGGCGGTTGGCAAGGACATGAAAGCTGCAGCCCAGGCAGGTGGCGTGCAGTACTGGGAGACGGTCGAGGCGCTGCTGGCGGAACATCCGCAGGCGCCGGCCGGCATCGCCAGCATTCTGGTCAAGGGATCGCGCTTCATGAAGATGGAGCGCGTTGTCCGGGCGTGGGCCGAGACGGCCTCGCCGCAGGGAGAACATTGA
- the mraY gene encoding phospho-N-acetylmuramoyl-pentapeptide-transferase has translation MLLLLTQWLANEYRVFSVFNYITLRAVLATLTALFIGLLCGPAVIRRLTAMKIGQAVRQDGPQTHLVKSGTPTMGGVLVLIAVGLSTLLWADLSNRFVWVVLLVTLGFGLVGWVDDYRKVVHHDPKGMSAREKYFWQSALGLLAAFYLAFAIPTQSVAEAFQLFHQWMSSGFSLPLPETTDLQIPFLKEWNIPLGVAGFVALTYFVIVGTSNAVNLTDGADGLAIMPAVLVGGALGIFAYVTGNAVFARYLLISYVPGAGELIVLCGAIFGAGLAFLWFNAYPAQVFMGDVGALALGAALGCIAVIVRQEIMLFIMGGVFVAETVSVMLQVSWFKYTKRRYGTGRRIFRMAPLHHHFEVGGVKESQVVVRFWIVTMVLVLFGLSSLKLR, from the coding sequence ATGCTGTTGCTGCTCACGCAATGGTTGGCCAACGAATACCGCGTTTTCTCGGTATTCAACTACATCACGCTGCGTGCCGTGCTGGCCACGCTCACGGCGCTCTTCATTGGCCTGCTGTGTGGTCCGGCCGTCATTCGTCGTCTCACAGCCATGAAGATCGGCCAGGCGGTCCGGCAGGACGGCCCGCAGACCCACCTGGTCAAGTCCGGCACGCCCACCATGGGCGGTGTGCTGGTGCTCATCGCCGTGGGCCTGTCCACGCTGCTGTGGGCGGACCTTTCCAACCGCTTTGTCTGGGTGGTGCTGCTGGTCACGCTGGGTTTCGGCCTGGTGGGCTGGGTCGATGACTACCGCAAGGTCGTTCACCACGATCCCAAGGGCATGTCGGCGCGCGAGAAATACTTCTGGCAGAGCGCACTGGGGCTGCTGGCGGCCTTCTATCTGGCCTTTGCCATTCCCACCCAGTCGGTGGCCGAGGCCTTCCAGCTCTTTCATCAGTGGATGAGCAGCGGCTTCTCGCTGCCGCTGCCCGAGACCACCGACCTGCAGATCCCCTTCCTCAAGGAATGGAACATCCCGCTGGGCGTGGCCGGCTTCGTGGCGCTGACCTATTTCGTCATCGTCGGCACCAGCAACGCCGTCAACCTCACGGACGGGGCGGACGGCCTGGCCATCATGCCGGCGGTGCTGGTGGGCGGTGCGCTGGGCATCTTCGCCTACGTCACTGGCAACGCGGTGTTCGCGCGCTACCTGCTCATTTCCTATGTGCCGGGCGCTGGCGAGCTGATCGTGCTGTGCGGCGCCATCTTCGGGGCGGGGCTGGCCTTCCTGTGGTTCAACGCCTATCCGGCCCAGGTCTTCATGGGCGATGTGGGTGCGCTGGCGCTGGGCGCCGCGCTGGGCTGCATCGCCGTCATCGTCCGCCAGGAAATCATGCTGTTCATCATGGGAGGGGTCTTCGTGGCCGAAACCGTCTCCGTGATGCTGCAGGTGTCCTGGTTCAAGTACACCAAGCGCCGTTATGGCACTGGCCGGCGGATCTTTCGCATGGCGCCGCTGCACCATCACTTCGAGGTGGGCGGCGTGAAGGAGTCGCAGGTGGTGGTCCGCTTCTGGATCGTCACCATGGTCCTGGTGCTGTTTGGCCTGTCTTCCCTGAAGCTGCGTTGA